Genomic window (Cucumis sativus cultivar 9930 chromosome 2, Cucumber_9930_V3, whole genome shotgun sequence):
TGGAATGTGTGAATAAACAATTAAAGGAGGTTTATGGGCAAGAGTAAAGATGCCCAATTAACAGTTATTTTGGAATGTACTCATTGGGTCTGAAACAGTGTTAATAAGGAATCAACACGGATTTCCAGataattactaaaaataatcGACACAACATGCCTAGTTGGATGGAAgtgagaaaattttgaacctAATTGTTATAAACGTATGATTCATGGGGAgacaaagaaatatatatcgattgtcaaaatgatatttaacgATACGAGAATTgcatataaaattataaagttaaatattaaattagttttaagtAATTATAGACTTAAAGGTAATAGTTTACCTTTCACTGGGGCAGAAATCTAGAGTTTTTATGGGTGTACCCAGATGCAGCCTCTTGCTCATATGACTgacttccattttctttactTCGGCCACACATACGTCCCCATCCTTGCTTCCTCTGGAatgaaaaactataaaattcaGAAAGAACATTGTTCGATAAAGCATAATAACACCAAAACGCACAACAGAAACGCAAAATTAGAAACTCGGTATGCAGAAAAGTCATAACAGAAAGACTATTGAACTGTTTCAATTGATCTTGCTAATTTGTAGCCACTGCCATCATCAAACTTGAGGTATCAGGAAGTAATTTATCAATTGATCTAACATAAATTAAAGTCTTATAATTAAAGCAGATAGTTACAATCAATTTAATAACGAGATGCACTTACAAAGCCAAATATTTTCCATCTCGACTGATGGACATTATGCAAGCAGGCTTTCTCAGCAACCTCTTATACCCAATTCTTTTCCAATTACTGATGTCCCAAACGGCTGTGACAGCCTTCTCGCCTGTTTTCAAGAACGCAACACACCATTCAATAAGATTATTGGAGCTTTGATAATATCtaggttttgaaaaaactcGTACCTTTTTGGAcggtacaaaataaaaatggtttagtCCCATCCTTGGAAAAGCGACAGAGCTCAATTTTTTCATCCTGAACAATCCAAACAAGCATGTTACTAATTATGAGGAAATGCAATAATAAACACATAATAGCaggtaaaaatatttaccataCCGTATTCCGAGTCAAAGTAGTTATAGGAACTCCATCATCAGTTTTCCAAACCCTAGCTGATCCATCACTGGAAGTAGAAGCCAAGAACTCTGAGTCTAGGCTGGAACAAAATTGAACTAATTCATTAATCTGGGTCAGGGAAGAAACGATTTTAGATCTTCTCCAACATATTCAGTTTCACCATAATCAGTCACAGATTACATATTTCATTATGTTTTAAGGCTATTTATGTAGTTATGATAACAACAGAAGAATGTCAAGTGGGCTACTATACACAATGTTTCATACAATTATCAATTATGTATGAATTTGAAGATATTGTGAACACTTTCCTAATAACAGTTCCAAAAATATCAGGACAATTCTATTTTGCAAAGAGACATCTTAATAGGAATATCTACATACACATGCATATATACTGTGAGAGGCAACGAACAAACAGACAAATATGTTGCCATATTTTGAGAAAACACCAGCGGTAGACAACTTCATGGCTTACCTAAAGTCCATATCCCTCACAGATTTCTGAGCATTTGGTTCATCTAAAATGGGGCGCAAGCTTGGCCACTCGAAGATTCTGAGATGTCCATCCTGTAGATGTAGGCaatttgatatcaaaataaaccCACCCCATTTTTtgagaaagaagaatgaatTCCATGAACTAGATAACAGGTTTTTCCTTACCACCCCACCAGTAGCAAGTTTAGAACCGTCAACACTGAAAGTGAGGCAACTTTGAGGACCAACATCTTTCAGTGAAGGCAATTCTTTTATCAACAGCTTCACGTTTAATTCTTGACCACACAGCTCAAATAATCTACAAGATGAACCAAGAGAGCACTAAATCTTCAAATCTTATCATAGTAACTGCCAGTTATAAATTTATAGTgataataagagaaaatgaacTGCCAGAGCATCAGGCAAACAGCCACTCACTCAAACTGCAGGGAAAAAAACCTAAACTCGCTGtacttctttttcatattcataaAATTCTGGAAAAACTTTTCCACACCTCAACTATTCTCACATGACAACTATTTGACACAATACATTTGGTTGTCAAGATAACTCATAACATATTACCGTTATGTCCTAAATGGGTGACCAGTGACCATTGATGAATTAAATGCATTCCCTCAAgccttttattatttacatggTAGGTATCCAAACACATTATACTACCAGATCAATTTCCATTTGTGACTGAGGCTGcgtttgaacaaaaaaatatcacaGTTCAGTGAGCCAGCAGCAAGTAATCGTATCTCTTGTGCTAAAACGAATATAAAAACCTAATCACTAGTCATGCCAGAATCCAGATGATAACTTGGGCAGAAAGTTATGCCCTAGAAGAAGCACATGTCCCTTGAAGTAATATAACACAGATATGTTGAATTgtcatttgaaataaaaaaaaattaatgtaaatcTCAATTTCATATGGGAACCCAAATTTAAGTACATGAACAGAATTGGCGTTAtctataagaaaaacaaaaatcacagTTTACCAATCAAGATACACGAAATATAGAGTCTCAAATGTTTATAcctaaaaaaacaacttacTTGCATCCACCTCGAGTAGTAGAACAGACAATTTCATCCCCACTTGGATGAACAGTAACACTGACAAGATCGCCGTCGCATTCTTCAAACGCGAATTCAGTCTAGCAGCAAAAAATTACGtcatgaaagaaacaaaatcgaAAAACCGTAGCTACCCAATTTCAATTACCCTTAGTTACCCTATTATTAGTGAAACAAAAACAGGCAgaacttcaaattcaataataataataaataataaaaaaaaaaaaagcaacaaaGACAGAGGAAAGGATCAAACCAGAGGAGACGACGAAAGAGAAGTGACTTTGGGATCAAAAGAGAAGATCTCAAGTGTAGAAGGAGATGAATCCGGTGGCCTGGACCTTCCAATGAGCGCTAAGTTGACATTCTCGGGCCTCCGAATCCACGACCCACACGAAAGCGGACCAGGATTCGACCCACCGCGGCCCATGATAAAAAATTCACCGGAAAAGAGGAAGGTAATCGGAGGGGGAAGggacaaaatataaaaagcaGTGTCGTCGGAAAGcggaaaagggaaaagaatgGTTAGAGATGAAAATGGAGGGAAGAGGAAGGAGTTTCAACTTCCATATGAAAAAGGTTTCTTTCAGTTTATCATCGACCGAAATTTcgtctttgtttttttggtttttcaatttataaaaagtCAACGAGTCAATATTTAGCCGTTTTCCATCCTGTAGCGTCACTGATCCGACATGTCGAGACGGAGAATTCGACATGACGTGCAAGCCTACAGAAGGATTGTAgcatacaaaatacaaaaataagtaatatagTTGGTGGAATATTCCCAAAATATTCCGCGGAAAATGCGATGAGGATCGGACGGCTGCCGTCGTTAGATCAGAACGATCTCAtctcctattttcttttcactttttaatatatatatatatacatacatacacaacacgcataaaaaatataacaaaatgataaatatatatatatatatatatatatatatatatatatattcattttgaaCTATGAATTAtctttcatatttaatcaTAACAATTGATAGTCaactatattttttcaatgtcaactctacaaaaaaaaaaaattctaaagcACATTTTTTTCAGaactttgaaattaaattttttatattttaagatttaatatttgaatactGAATACACAAGCCTCATTTGTcatacttatttaaaaaaacaactcataaaatatatatttctaaaaactaataaactaatgtgatttttgtttttttttttcataaagttGCATTCCTTGTGGTGAGATTTTCATAGCTTgggatgaaattaaaaaaaaaaaaaaagataaaaaaagttaaaacatttgagattttctttttcccatttGCCAATGATTCTTAAGTAATATACAAGTTTTacattgattaaatataatatcaacttAAGATATACCAAACGAGTCCATTCAAAACAGGactaaatatgaatttatcTTGTAGAATATCAAATGTGCCAACTAATGAAATCGATAAACTGTagtcaattaatttatgttatgtttgaaattctCAAGGTTCCTTTTTCTTGGTTTTACTCACCATGCacattttgttaattttcagAACTTTTATTATTCTGATTAACCTAACTTTCATATTTGACTTAGACTTTTGTATTGCAATTTGCAAATAGGTTTATATTTTGGGATTTAAGAGATGAAGCAAAgctatacatttttttttaaagtagaAATATGGATGCAATGtcaataataaatcaaatctaCATAGCAAGAGTGCCTtcagtctttttttttttaggatagGAGGGTTTTGGGTTAAGAGTGTACACATATTGGTAGTACTacattactattttattacaaatatataaattttctatttttaattagaaaatgaaaaatacatttttattaacattttaaattcataaactaaaaaacataaaatagttcattttctaaaagtaaTAATGAATAACTATTACATCCTAACATAGTTTATGGTTAAACTaagcaaataataatatatttttttcaatgtgttcaTTCAAGGTATGTCGACTTAGAATATAAAagttagtttattattttagacttttttttatatataatttagtaagaacacataatataattaCGCAATATTATTTGagtaaaaaaacatttaaaaaacaaggCTTTCCAAAaacccattttcttttagggtttttcaaagaaagaaagaagacgTATTTATAAAGATTTTACAACATATCTTTTGAGACAGATTCAAATAAGAAACggaaaaatcattttatgatataccaaaaacaaaatctctcAAGAACTTATATTCATAGTATACttataataatgaaacaaataacaaatgatTTTACCCAAGTGTTAACTAGAGTGTTCATAGAAtaccatttggtttttggatATAAACAACTTATAATCATAGAATACCAAAATCCCATTCACTTTCTCGACCTTTCAACTCATTTTTCTgtataaatatacaattattCTTTCCTTTATATACAATGCCAACAAGGAGAACTCTGGATATTGGTGTAAGCTACACCCACTCTAATTCTAATGATTAAGTTAGAggttggaagaagaaaaatgtgttaGATATTGACTAATAAACTTACCAATTGTGTTTCACCTTCTTCATATTTATAGCATTCGTCCAAATCTTTCATTGGCACAATCTAATCATCCTGCTCTCCCAAACCTTTCATTAGCACAATCTAAAAACTGTGTTTCACTTTGATTCAAGATATCTCATCTCTTTAATCGTCTGTTAACCTATGT
Coding sequences:
- the LOC101206127 gene encoding SEC12-like protein 1 — protein: MGRGGSNPGPLSCGSWIRRPENVNLALIGRSRPPDSSPSTLEIFSFDPKVTSLSSSPLTEFAFEECDGDLVSVTVHPSGDEIVCSTTRGGCKLFELCGQELNVKLLIKELPSLKDVGPQSCLTFSVDGSKLATGGVDGHLRIFEWPSLRPILDEPNAQKSVRDMDFSLDSEFLASTSSDGSARVWKTDDGVPITTLTRNTDEKIELCRFSKDGTKPFLFCTVQKGEKAVTAVWDISNWKRIGYKRLLRKPACIMSISRDGKYLALGSKDGDVCVAEVKKMEVSHMSKRLHLGTPIKTLDFCPSERVILTSSVEWGALVTKLNVPADWKEWQIYVLLISLFLASAVVFYIFYENSDSFWQFPLGRDQPARPRFDSFVGDSQSQSADDPFGPVDM